In Pseudomonadota bacterium, the following are encoded in one genomic region:
- the ilvD gene encoding dihydroxy-acid dehydratase — protein MRSDAMKKGLERAPHRSLFKAMGYTNEEISRPLIGIGHAHNEIIPGHIHLDKIVDAVKAGVLLAGGTPVAFGTIGVCDGIAMNHSGMKYSLASREIVADSVEIMARAHPFDAMVLVPNCDKVVPGMLMAMLRVNIPAVMVSGGPMLTGRFQGKDVHLVSVFEGVGKVKANTMTEEELNELEDCACPGCGSCAGMFTANSMNCLTEALGLGLPGNGTIPAVSAARIRLAKQAGMAIMNLLSENICPRDIATLAAFENAMAVDMALGCSTNTVLHVPAIAAEADVDLSLEMFNQVSRKTPHLCSLIPGGPHSLQQLDEAGGVQAVMKELLNTEAGLNTDVMTATGKTLKENLAKASVRDQNVIKPVAFPYHKVGGIGVLYGNLAPDGAVVKQSAVAEEMLKHTGPARVFNSEDEAQAAILGNKINPGDVVIIRYCGPKGGPGMPEMLSPTSAIIGMGLGKSVALLTDGRFSGGTQGACIGHVSPEAAEAGPIGLVHEGDRIIIDIPGNILTLDVSPEELEKRKASWKPLPPKITSGYVARYARQVTSGSTGARLK, from the coding sequence ATGCGCAGTGATGCAATGAAAAAAGGATTGGAAAGGGCACCTCATCGTTCTCTCTTTAAAGCCATGGGATATACCAATGAGGAAATCAGCCGCCCATTGATCGGTATCGGGCATGCACATAATGAAATAATTCCCGGCCATATCCACCTTGATAAAATAGTCGATGCGGTCAAGGCGGGAGTTCTCCTGGCAGGCGGGACTCCGGTTGCATTCGGGACAATAGGGGTTTGTGATGGCATTGCGATGAATCATTCAGGAATGAAATATTCCCTGGCCAGTCGTGAGATAGTTGCGGATTCAGTAGAAATCATGGCCCGTGCGCATCCTTTTGACGCCATGGTGCTGGTGCCCAATTGCGACAAGGTGGTTCCGGGGATGCTCATGGCAATGCTGCGGGTGAACATCCCGGCAGTCATGGTCAGTGGCGGCCCGATGCTCACCGGCCGTTTTCAGGGCAAAGATGTTCATCTGGTCAGTGTCTTTGAGGGAGTCGGCAAGGTGAAAGCCAACACCATGACAGAAGAAGAACTCAATGAGCTTGAGGATTGCGCCTGTCCCGGATGCGGTTCATGTGCCGGTATGTTTACGGCAAATTCCATGAACTGCCTCACTGAGGCCCTTGGTTTGGGATTGCCCGGTAACGGCACAATACCTGCGGTGTCAGCCGCGCGCATCAGGCTAGCCAAGCAGGCGGGCATGGCAATAATGAATTTGCTCTCGGAAAACATCTGCCCACGGGATATTGCAACGTTGGCGGCCTTTGAAAATGCCATGGCGGTTGATATGGCACTGGGTTGTTCGACGAATACGGTCCTCCATGTCCCGGCCATTGCAGCGGAAGCGGATGTGGATCTTTCTCTGGAGATGTTCAATCAGGTCAGCCGAAAAACACCGCATCTCTGCAGCTTGATTCCCGGCGGGCCTCACAGTCTCCAGCAACTGGACGAGGCGGGTGGTGTTCAGGCGGTCATGAAGGAGTTGCTCAACACTGAGGCTGGTTTGAACACCGATGTTATGACCGCAACCGGCAAAACTTTAAAAGAAAATCTGGCCAAGGCTTCAGTTCGTGACCAGAATGTCATTAAGCCTGTGGCGTTTCCTTATCATAAGGTAGGTGGGATCGGCGTACTGTACGGCAATCTGGCACCGGACGGCGCGGTTGTCAAGCAGTCGGCGGTGGCGGAGGAGATGCTTAAGCACACCGGGCCGGCAAGGGTTTTTAATTCTGAGGACGAGGCCCAGGCGGCGATTCTTGGCAACAAGATTAATCCCGGCGATGTGGTGATTATCCGATATTGCGGACCTAAAGGCGGTCCGGGCATGCCGGAAATGCTGTCTCCCACCTCGGCGATAATCGGCATGGGGCTTGGTAAGAGTGTGGCGCTGCTCACCGACGGCAGGTTCAGCGGCGGGACGCAAGGGGCCTGTATCGGCCACGTCTCACCGGAAGCGGCAGAAGCCGGCCCCATTGGTCTTGTCCATGAAGGGGACAGAATAATTATTGATATTCCAGGCAACATCCTGACCCTTGATGTGTCTCCTGAAGAGCTTGAAAAAAGAAAAGCTTCATGGAAACCGCTGCCTCCGAAGATAACCAGCGGTTATGTGGCACGTTACGCAAGGCAAGTGACTTCAGGAAGTACCGGGGCGAGATTGAAGTAA
- a CDS encoding radical SAM protein yields MKYIFGPVNSRRLGRSLGIDLFQTKTCNFDCIYCEVGPNSLFTDKRKEYAPVKEILAEIDAILADGKKLESIDVFTLTASGEPTLHSGLEAIISYLKTNTDKPVVVITNGSLLHRKEVRDSLLLADIVIPSLDAVLPDSFRKINRPVSGTDLERIITGLEVFAKEFKGKIWLEILLVKGVNDRNEDIVALNKILQSISPDRIQLNTVARPPLEKFAVSLSNAEMIRIKDQLSGPVEIIASFNSGHENNSINVTEKDIVDLIKRRPCTAKEISQALNLDIKSTDNHLKLLLKKSSITKTNHNDNEYYQTTN; encoded by the coding sequence ATGAAATATATTTTTGGACCTGTCAACTCAAGACGGCTCGGCCGATCCCTTGGAATTGATCTTTTTCAGACAAAAACCTGCAATTTTGATTGCATATATTGTGAGGTCGGCCCAAATTCCCTTTTCACCGATAAACGCAAGGAATATGCACCGGTCAAGGAAATCCTTGCTGAAATCGATGCTATTCTTGCAGACGGCAAAAAGCTTGAATCAATCGATGTTTTCACCCTCACTGCTTCAGGAGAACCGACCCTGCACTCGGGACTTGAGGCAATAATCTCCTATCTCAAAACCAACACTGACAAACCAGTAGTTGTGATAACCAATGGCTCCCTGTTGCACAGGAAAGAGGTAAGAGATTCCCTTCTCCTGGCGGATATCGTTATTCCTTCCCTGGATGCAGTACTACCCGACAGTTTCAGGAAAATAAACCGCCCGGTTTCCGGCACTGACCTTGAGCGGATAATCACCGGTCTCGAAGTTTTCGCAAAGGAGTTCAAAGGAAAAATATGGCTTGAAATATTGTTGGTTAAAGGAGTAAACGATAGAAATGAGGATATTGTCGCGCTCAACAAAATCCTCCAAAGCATTTCACCGGACCGAATTCAGCTGAATACTGTTGCAAGACCGCCCCTGGAAAAATTTGCTGTTTCCTTAAGCAATGCTGAAATGATCCGAATTAAAGATCAGCTTTCGGGACCGGTGGAAATAATCGCATCATTCAACTCCGGACATGAGAATAATTCCATAAACGTAACTGAAAAAGATATAGTTGATTTAATTAAAAGAAGACCTTGCACGGCAAAGGAAATAAGCCAGGCACTCAACCTGGACATTAAATCAACCGATAACCACCTGAAACTACTATTAAAAAAATCATCCATAACGAAAACTAATCATAATGACAACGAATACTACCAAACCACAAACTGA
- a CDS encoding Rne/Rng family ribonuclease — protein MTTNTTKPQTDNKNQQTSEEENAGSLLSRIGQWFTPKKKKTDLQTVHLEDAPQVQDQPEGTNKDPEKRNKKYQRTGRPPRKRSGPTPARKPQKREITKPSASAAKETVEVNESTSKYTLLINTDEPEECRIALLEDGKVESFQVETVVHTQTKGNIYKGKIVAVEANLQAAFVDIGEEKNGFLPFSDIHPEYYNPEIKPGANWKQLNIKDAISKGQEVLVEVVKEATGNKGANMTTYLSLPGRYLVLMPGSDSAGISRKIDDEAERATLRSMINSVKRPEGIGYIVRTASKDITKTSLSQDMKYLLNLWNEIKQKGQDAPSPSLIYKEQDIISRFLRDYFTPDIDEILVDNEEAYQKVVRFLDLLPAKQKRTKARLHKDSRPIFSHFDVEKQIEQIYQPTVQLPSGGSIVISPTEALVAIDVNSGRTGKDKSFEESIFIANMEAAEELARQLRLRDLGGLIVVDFIDMRNTRHIREVEKQVKTCMKRDKAKVDISRISKFGLLQISRQKMASPVQRGSYRVCEHCQGRGMVRSVETLALVYLRRIQTSASRKRVERIKCRLPLEAAQYLLDNKRDEIQELEKKNNVRISIQGDPDIKPSEEEIRIIKKERPVTKDREQKTEDKTTS, from the coding sequence ATGACAACGAATACTACCAAACCACAAACTGACAACAAGAATCAACAGACCTCTGAAGAGGAAAATGCAGGCTCACTGCTTTCCAGAATCGGACAATGGTTTACCCCCAAGAAAAAAAAGACTGATTTACAAACAGTGCATCTCGAGGATGCTCCACAGGTCCAGGACCAACCGGAAGGAACAAATAAAGACCCTGAAAAGCGGAACAAAAAGTACCAACGCACTGGCCGCCCACCTAGAAAAAGATCCGGACCGACTCCTGCAAGGAAGCCCCAAAAAAGAGAAATCACGAAACCTTCTGCCAGTGCAGCAAAGGAAACCGTTGAAGTAAATGAGTCAACATCGAAATATACACTGCTGATCAATACGGATGAGCCCGAAGAATGCCGCATTGCCCTTCTTGAGGATGGCAAGGTCGAATCCTTTCAGGTTGAAACCGTTGTCCATACACAAACCAAGGGCAATATCTATAAGGGAAAAATTGTAGCGGTTGAGGCCAATCTGCAGGCGGCTTTTGTTGATATAGGAGAAGAGAAAAACGGCTTTCTGCCGTTCAGCGATATTCACCCGGAATACTATAATCCTGAAATCAAACCGGGCGCCAACTGGAAACAGCTCAACATCAAAGATGCAATCAGTAAAGGCCAGGAAGTGCTTGTCGAGGTCGTCAAAGAGGCTACCGGCAATAAAGGCGCCAACATGACCACCTACCTTTCTTTGCCGGGGCGTTATCTGGTTTTGATGCCGGGAAGCGACAGCGCCGGAATCTCGCGAAAAATCGACGATGAGGCCGAGCGTGCAACGCTCAGAAGCATGATCAACAGCGTCAAGCGCCCTGAAGGTATCGGCTATATCGTCAGAACCGCCAGTAAGGACATCACCAAGACATCCCTGTCCCAGGACATGAAATACCTGCTCAATCTCTGGAATGAGATCAAACAAAAAGGTCAGGACGCGCCCTCTCCTTCATTAATTTACAAAGAGCAGGATATCATATCGCGATTCTTGCGTGATTATTTCACCCCGGATATTGACGAAATCCTGGTGGACAATGAAGAAGCCTATCAGAAAGTTGTTCGCTTCCTTGACCTGCTGCCCGCAAAGCAGAAACGGACCAAGGCTCGCCTGCACAAAGATTCCAGGCCGATTTTTTCCCACTTTGATGTTGAAAAACAGATCGAGCAGATTTACCAGCCAACAGTCCAATTGCCTTCCGGTGGCTCAATTGTTATCAGTCCCACCGAGGCGTTGGTGGCAATAGACGTAAACTCCGGCCGGACAGGTAAGGATAAAAGCTTTGAAGAAAGTATTTTTATTGCCAATATGGAAGCGGCGGAGGAACTGGCCAGACAGTTACGACTCAGGGATCTCGGTGGCCTCATTGTCGTTGATTTCATCGACATGCGCAATACCCGCCACATACGAGAGGTGGAAAAACAAGTCAAAACCTGCATGAAACGGGACAAGGCCAAAGTGGATATAAGCCGGATTTCCAAGTTCGGACTTTTGCAGATTTCACGGCAAAAAATGGCCTCCCCGGTCCAGCGGGGCAGCTACCGGGTATGTGAGCATTGTCAGGGGCGGGGCATGGTCCGGTCCGTAGAAACCCTGGCGCTGGTTTATCTCCGGAGAATTCAGACCAGCGCTTCCCGCAAAAGAGTAGAGCGGATCAAATGCCGCCTGCCTCTTGAAGCCGCCCAATACCTGTTAGACAATAAACGCGACGAAATCCAGGAACTGGAAAAAAAGAACAACGTCCGTATTTCCATTCAAGGGGATCCCGACATAAAACCGTCAGAAGAGGAAATCAGAATAATCAAAAAGGAACGCCCAGTGACAAAAGACCGAGAACAGAAGACCGAAGACAAAACAACATCCTGA